In Mycoplasmopsis synoviae ATCC 25204, the sequence GTATAATTTTTCTTCTTGTTCTTCGTTTTCGTTATCAACATCTAAATATGTGTTAACTTTTCCTAACTTTGACACTTTTATTATTTTTGAGACTTTTTGAATTTCTTAATATATTTTATATATTAAGAATTTTTTCTTTTTTTCTTACATATATAGTAAAAAGGACAAATTATGGCATCAGTACAAATCATTAAAAAGAATAAAACGCAATATGTAAGAATTGTGGAATCATATTGAGACAAAGAAGTTAAAAACCCAAAATAAGAGAAGTTAAGTTTCTAGGAAAATTAGAAGATCTTACAAAAGATAATCCAAACTTTATTGAAGAATTAAAAGAATCTGTCAGTTCAAAGAAAAATAAAAAACAAAAAGATAGAAATGAACAAATTTTACAGATTATGAATTCGTTGAAATTGGACAAATTTAAAGGGACACAAATCAAAGGTTATGGAAATTTAGTTTATGAAGAAATTATGAATTATCTTGAATTACCAATTTTCTTAACTGATTTACAAAAGAAAAATAGTAGATTAAAATATGACCTAGCATCAATTACAAAAATACTGATTTTAACAAGAATTTTAGAACCATCATCTAAACGAAGTTCAGTTGAAAAAATTAAAAAATATTGATACGAATTTAATGATAGTTTAAAAGATGTTTATCGATCTCTTGAGTTTTTACAAGATAAAAAAGTAGAAATTTTAAGCTATTTAAATGAACAATTTGTAGAAAAAATCAATAGAAATTTAACTTTTTGTTTTTATGATGTAACAACTGTTTATTTTGAAAGTTTTTTACCGGACGAACTTAGAAAATTCGGCTTTTCAAAAGATAATAAAGTTAACCAAACACAAGTAGTGTTAGGTCTTTTGATTGATGATATGGGAATACCAATTTATTACGATTTATTTCCTAGAAACACATCTGATTTCTTAACTTTAAAACCTGTTTTAGAGAATATAAAAAAGGATTTAGGTATAGAGAAAATCACTATTGTTGCAGATAGAGGATTAAACTCAAAAAATAACTTATTAGCCATAAAAGAAGCAGGATATGACTACATTATGGCTTACAAAATCAAAGGTAAAGAAAATAAAATCGAAGGAATTTATGATCTTGAAACATACAAAATGATCTATGAAGAATTTGGTGTGAAAAAACAAGATCACAAAGAGTTTTTTAAATCAAATAATACCTTCTATGAAATTGATAATAAACTCATTTTAACTTTCTCAAGAAAGAGACAAAGAAAAGATAAAAAAGATCGTGAAAGACTCATTAAAAAAGCTGAAAAATTACTCAATTTATCAGCTATAAAATCAGAAATGAAAAAAGGTGGTAAGAAGTATTTAAAATTTGCAGATAACGAAGTTGAATTAGATCATCAAGCCATTTTAAAAGATGAAGCTGCAGATTGTTTTTACGGAATTTTAACATCTCATGAAGATATGGATGAAAAGGAAATTATTAAGCAATATTCAAAACTTTGAAAAATCGAAGAAAGTTTTAGAGTAATGAAAACAAACTTTGAACTAAGACCTATTTTTCTTTCGAGAGAAAATACAATTAAAGGGCATTTTTTAATTTGTTTTCTTGCACTCACAATCCAAAGATATTTAGAATTTGTTCTTGATTGTTGTGGTTATCCAATGCCTACAAATAAAATAATTGATGCAATTAAAAATCAAAAATTATCAATTATCCCAGAAATTAATACTTATATTAAAACAGAAGAATCTGAAGATTTCAAAACTATTTTAAAAGTTCTTGGAATTAAACCAATTGAGACTATTGGTAAATATGAAGATATTAAATTTACTATATAGGAATTGTATTATAAAAAACTACGAATAGCTCTATATTGTAAGGTTATTCGTAGTTTTAAGTTTTAAAAGTGTCAAAGTTAGGAAGTGTCTTTAAGGTTACTTATTTAAATTACTTTTTACCTTTTGACGGTGCGTGATTTGGATTTTTTTGATTTGATCTATTATCTGCATTGTGTTTGAATGCAGAGTTATTGCTATTCTTTACATTTGATCTTTGATCATTTGATTTATTTTTTTCTGTCATTTTTACTCCTTTTTATTTGTGTGATTAGTTATTGTCACACTAATTAATATTTTATTAATAGACTTCCTAATTTAATTTTAAACTTTATTTCATAGTTTTAAATCCTTGCAACTATTTTTTTAATCATTTAAGTTCAAATTGCTTTCCTCATAATGTAGTTTTTTAGATAACACAATCAATAGATTTGACTATTATAAATAATTAATATAATGACGAAAGATTCTTCCAAATACATATATAAAACTGCAAATCCATTTAGATAAATAAAAATAATTATTGATTCCTACGTGATAAAGAGCATAGTTTTGAAAAACACAAATCCTAACTTTCTTTTTTGAGGAGTAAAATTTGCAACATCTTTTCCTCTAAATAAAATTTTTTCCACTAGTTGGTGTTAATAGTCCAGCTATTGAGTTTAGCGTTGTTGTTTTCCCACAACCACTAGGCCCTAGTAATGTTATTGATTTTCCTTCTGGAATGCTAAAACTAACATTATCAACTGCAAGAGTTTCACCAAAATCAATGTTAAGATTTTTTAACTCAATTGAAGGAATATCTTTTTCGTGTTGTTTGTCATAAATTTCACGCTATTTTTTAAGTGCTACAATATCATTTTCTTGAATTTGTAAATTTTTAATTTTTAAGTAATTTAATAATTTATTTAATAGTTTTATGTTTTATTTTTTATTTCCCCTTAACATTTCATCAGTGAAAATAATTCATTTTGAGTTCTCTTTTAATCTATATATATTAATTTGTATATCTTCGAAATTTTTAAAATAATGATAATATCCAACTTTTTCACTTTGTGCTTGATACATGGCATCTGATATTTTTTGATATACCAAACTAGAATATGAATTAGGATTGTTTAATTGCGCTTTTCAGCCATCATCTCCATATGGAAGAGTATAACCAGCTCTTGTGATTTCAACTGAATATGAATATTGGAAATCATCTCCAAAAAATATATCTCCAACCATTCTTCCAAAAGCGTCTAAACCTTCGGTAAAAGCAACTCTTACTGTTTTGTTTGGATCAACTAAAGCAGCTTTCCCAAAATTAGTTGACATATAAGCGAAGTCATATTCAAATGGTGAAGCCACTATTGAATCGCTTTTTTTACCAACAGCTTTTTCAGGAGTATCTATTCCTTTAAGTCTAATTCTAATTTTTTGATCAGTAGTAAGTGGAATACTTGATGCTGTTGTTGCTTTAACTGGTTGTACTGTAAAAGTATCGCCATCTTGTTGTGAAACTATTTTTGCATCAAAATAATTTCCTTCTTGTTTGACTCAATCAATATTTACTTTTTGAAATTTTGATGTATCAACTGAAGTGATGCTTTCTAGTTTTGTTTTTAAATCTGGATTTACAACATTTTGTTTGTTTATTGATAAAAATATATTTTGAAAACCATTAACTGGTAAGTTGTTGTAAAAAAGTCCATAAATTATTGACAATTTATTGCTTACTGAATTTATGGAAACAGTTTCGCCATCACTTCTTTTTTCACCTAAATTACCAAGTTCTAAACTACTATTAGTTCCAATATATTTTAATTGGAAATTATCGTTATTAAATTTTAAATTAAAAACCTGAGGGTAATTTTTGATGTTTTCTTTAGGTATTAAAATATAATCAGTTGGTTCTACTGTTATATTTCCTGTGAAACTTGTTTTATTTTGATTGGTGAATTTT encodes:
- a CDS encoding thermonuclease family protein yields the protein MKKIKKIALVSPILILTSISAISCGNANTENNGQTTASFKTGSNSDINLTTSYNYQLVLPKSFQTQYLLRLNENYYKNNINKLTQDSIDFNSKVKSALESALESKFTNQNKTSFTGNITVEPTDYILIPKENIKNYPQVFNLKFNNDNFQLKYIGTNSSLELGNLGEKRSDGETVSINSVSNKLSIIYGLFYNNLPVNGFQNIFLSINKQNVVNPDLKTKLESITSVDTSKFQKVNIDWVKQEGNYFDAKIVSQQDGDTFTVQPVKATTASSIPLTTDQKIRIRLKGIDTPEKAVGKKSDSIVASPFEYDFAYMSTNFGKAALVDPNKTVRVAFTEGLDAFGRMVGDIFFGDDFQYSYSVEITRAGYTLPYGDDGWKAQLNNPNSYSSLVYQKISDAMYQAQSEKVGYYHYFKNFEDIQINIYRLKENSKWIIFTDEMLRGNKK